From a region of the Nonlabens dokdonensis DSW-6 genome:
- a CDS encoding condensation domain-containing protein yields the protein MNNDIYVFFEKLKFDNGAIWLEKEKIKFSAPLNFQSEEVDNFIIGNKDEIITILKDNYIFSEEKFQKTLIFRDKISTNYPLSYAQERLWFVEHYEGGTNAYHIPSIFEVGDEADLGGIKYCLQQVINRHEVLRSTLIQDENNEGIQKVCDYPLAIEEVSLGLDSDYERLIKDDINSPFNLSKEYPIKVKLYKVASLGKTLLLINVHHIAGDGWSLEIFQRDFSAYYVAYLSEDLGFRLPDLEIQYKDYAVWQREYLTGSVLEEQLSYWKDKLSGYQPLNFPTDYARPTTIDYKGSSEEFTLSKGLSGKLRRLAKLRGVTMNSVLLSSINILLGKYTGQEDIVTGSVTANRHHRQTRDLIGFFVNTQVNRTRLTDSQSFESLIDFVHKDQVGAQLHQDLPFESLIDELDVVRDSSRHPIFQVMFGVQSFGGEFQVSGSSNNFLKPYDLSDSYSVEKFDLSIFIDDGGEEFVGQISYATSLFKQETIVRLIEHYIHLLDQLVSCPEESYATISLLGEKEYQQLVHQWNSTDVDYPRDKTIYEMFESQVENVPDNIALVYEDKELTYNELNERSNELARHIRSSYKERTGNDLKPDTLIAFMFG from the coding sequence ATGAATAACGACATATATGTTTTTTTTGAAAAATTAAAATTTGATAACGGAGCGATCTGGTTAGAAAAAGAAAAGATAAAATTTTCAGCTCCTTTAAATTTTCAAAGTGAAGAAGTAGATAATTTCATTATAGGGAATAAGGATGAGATAATTACAATTCTCAAGGATAATTATATTTTTTCGGAAGAAAAATTCCAAAAGACATTAATTTTTAGAGATAAAATTTCAACTAATTATCCTCTTAGCTATGCACAGGAGCGTTTATGGTTTGTAGAACACTATGAAGGAGGCACTAATGCTTATCATATACCATCTATATTTGAGGTTGGAGATGAAGCAGATTTAGGCGGTATAAAGTATTGTTTACAACAAGTTATAAATAGGCATGAGGTTTTGCGTAGTACGCTTATTCAGGATGAGAATAATGAGGGTATTCAAAAGGTTTGTGATTATCCTTTAGCAATAGAAGAAGTAAGTTTGGGATTAGATTCAGACTATGAGCGATTAATAAAGGATGATATAAATAGTCCTTTTAATTTAAGTAAAGAATATCCAATAAAGGTTAAATTATACAAGGTAGCTTCATTAGGAAAAACACTTTTATTAATTAATGTTCATCATATAGCTGGAGACGGTTGGTCTTTGGAGATTTTCCAACGTGATTTTTCAGCATATTATGTAGCTTATTTGAGTGAGGATTTAGGCTTTAGATTACCAGATTTAGAGATACAATATAAGGATTATGCTGTATGGCAACGCGAGTATTTAACGGGGTCAGTATTAGAAGAACAATTAAGTTATTGGAAGGATAAATTATCAGGTTATCAGCCTTTGAATTTTCCAACAGATTATGCAAGACCAACAACAATAGATTATAAGGGGTCGTCAGAAGAGTTTACGTTGAGCAAGGGTTTGAGTGGCAAGCTTCGTCGTTTAGCGAAGTTACGTGGTGTTACGATGAATAGTGTATTGTTGAGTAGTATCAATATACTATTGGGTAAATATACAGGTCAAGAAGATATAGTTACAGGTAGTGTTACAGCGAATAGGCATCATAGACAAACTAGAGATTTGATTGGTTTTTTTGTTAATACACAAGTGAATCGTACACGTTTAACTGACTCACAGAGTTTTGAATCTTTGATAGATTTTGTACACAAGGATCAGGTAGGAGCACAATTGCATCAAGATTTACCATTTGAGAGTTTGATAGATGAATTGGATGTAGTTCGAGATTCTTCACGACATCCTATTTTTCAGGTGATGTTTGGAGTACAGAGTTTTGGAGGAGAATTTCAAGTTTCAGGGTCATCAAATAATTTTTTGAAGCCTTATGATTTATCAGATTCTTATAGTGTAGAGAAATTTGATTTATCAATTTTTATAGATGACGGAGGAGAAGAGTTTGTAGGTCAGATTAGTTATGCTACGAGTTTGTTTAAACAAGAAACCATAGTTAGGCTAATAGAGCATTATATTCATTTATTAGATCAGTTAGTATCTTGTCCAGAGGAATCTTATGCGACCATAAGTTTGTTAGGAGAAAAAGAATACCAGCAACTTGTTCATCAATGGAATTCTACCGATGTGGATTACCCAAGGGATAAGACGATATATGAGATGTTTGAATCTCAGGTAGAAAATGTGCCTGATAATATAGCTTTAGTTTATGAGGATAAAGAGTTAACCTATAATGAGCTAAATGAGCGTAGTAATGAGTTAGCCAGGCATATACGAAGCAGTTATAAGGAAAGAACGGGTAATGATTTAAAGCCCGATACTTTGATAGCTTTTATGTTTGGATAG